One segment of Stenotrophomonas sp. SAU14A_NAIMI4_8 DNA contains the following:
- a CDS encoding SDR family oxidoreductase produces the protein MNTHQNKIALVTGATRGIGLETVRQLAQAGVHTLLAGRKRETAVEQALQLQSEGLPVEAIQLDVTDAASIAEAAEQVRQRHGRLDILVNNAGIMIENPAQAPSEQSLDTWRRTFDTNVYALVAVTQAFLPLVKQAKSGRIVNVSSMLGSQTLHADPNSGIYDFKIPAYNASKAAVNSWTLALAYELRNTPIKVNTVHPGYVKTDMNGGNGEIEISEGARSSVEMALIGEAGASGSFTYLGEVLPW, from the coding sequence ATGAACACCCATCAGAACAAGATTGCCCTGGTTACCGGTGCCACCCGCGGCATCGGCCTGGAAACCGTGCGCCAGCTGGCGCAGGCCGGCGTGCACACGCTGCTGGCCGGTCGCAAGCGCGAAACGGCGGTGGAACAGGCGTTGCAGCTGCAGTCCGAAGGCCTGCCGGTGGAAGCCATCCAGTTGGACGTGACCGATGCGGCCAGCATTGCCGAAGCCGCCGAACAGGTGCGCCAGCGCCACGGTCGCCTGGACATCCTGGTGAACAACGCCGGCATCATGATCGAAAACCCGGCGCAGGCACCGTCCGAGCAGTCGCTCGATACCTGGCGCCGCACCTTCGACACCAACGTATATGCGCTGGTGGCCGTTACCCAGGCCTTCCTGCCGCTGGTCAAGCAGGCCAAGTCGGGCCGCATCGTCAACGTGTCCAGCATGCTCGGCTCGCAGACCCTGCATGCCGACCCGAACTCGGGCATCTACGATTTCAAGATTCCCGCCTACAACGCCTCCAAGGCGGCGGTGAACAGCTGGACCCTGGCCCTGGCCTACGAGCTGCGCAACACGCCGATCAAGGTCAACACCGTGCACCCCGGTTACGTGAAGACCGACATGAACGGTGGCAACGGCGAAATCGAAATCAGCGAAGGCGCCCGTTCCAGCGTGGAAATGGCGCTGATCGGCGAAGCCGGCGCCAGCGGCAGCTTCACCTACCTGGGCGAGGTGCTGCCGTGGTGA
- a CDS encoding type II toxin-antitoxin system RatA family toxin — MPTIRRSALVEHSSARMFDLVNDVQAYPRRFRWCSDARILEQGEDRLVARLDLGLGSFSTWFQTENTLQRPHSIDMQLRDGPFKQLHGRWEFHALAEDACKVTLTLEFEPSSRLLGPALAIGFQGLADRMVNDFVRVADEG; from the coding sequence ATGCCTACTATCCGCCGCAGCGCCCTGGTCGAACATTCCTCCGCCCGCATGTTCGATCTCGTCAACGACGTGCAGGCCTATCCGCGCCGCTTCCGCTGGTGTTCCGATGCCCGCATCCTGGAACAGGGCGAGGACCGGCTGGTGGCCCGCCTGGACCTGGGCCTTGGCTCGTTCAGCACCTGGTTCCAGACCGAAAACACCCTGCAGCGCCCGCACAGCATTGATATGCAGCTGCGCGACGGCCCGTTCAAGCAGCTGCACGGCCGCTGGGAGTTCCATGCCCTGGCCGAGGATGCCTGCAAGGTGACCCTGACCCTGGAATTCGAACCCAGCTCACGCCTGCTCGGGCCGGCGCTGGCCATCGGCTTCCAGGGGCTGGCCGATCGCATGGTCAACGATTTCGTGCGCGTGGCCGACGAGGGCTGA
- a CDS encoding multidrug efflux RND transporter permease subunit → MDFSRFFIDRPIFAAVLSIVIFAAGLISIPILPIGEYPEVVPPSVVVRTVYPGANPKVIAETVATPLEEAINGVEGMMYLKSVAGSDGVLQMTITFRPGTDPDEAAVKVQNRVAQAQARLPEDVRRQGVTTQKQSPTFLMVVHLTSPNGKYDTLYLRNYARLHVKDALARIQGVGDAQIFGGGDYAMRAWLDPDKVAARGLTASDVVAAMREQNVQVSAGQLGAEPLPNSQFLTLINAQGRLKSEQEFGDIVLKSGTDGEIVRLSDVARLELGAGDYTLRSQLDGKNAVGIGIFQSPGANALEIRDAVIGTMDEMQKTFPADVKYEAVYDTTIFVRDSIKAVVSTLLEAIALVVLVVILFLQTWRASIIPLIAVPVSVVGTFAALYLLGFSINTLSLFGLVLAIGIVVDDAIVVVENVERNIEEGLSPTAAAHQAMREVSGPIIAIALVLCAVFVPMAFLSGVTGQFYKQFAVTIAISTVISAINSLTLSPALAARLLKPHGAPKDAPSRLIDRLFGWVFRPFNRFFKSSSEKYERGVSKILGRRGAVFVVYAILLVGTGVIFKLVPPGFIPTQDKLYLIAGVKLPEGSSIARTDEMLRKVAKIAQETDGVAHTISFPGLNALQFTNTPNTGVAFIPLKPFNERHGRTAAQINAEINQKIAGLQEGFAFSMMPPPILGLGNGNGYQMFIEDRGNLGYGALQNAVQSMQGAVAQTPGMAFPITSYQANVPQLDAEVDRVKAKAQGVQLTELFDTLQTYLGSAYVNDFNQFGRTWQVIAQADGPFRESVEDIGKLRTRNDRGEMVPIGSMVTVKQTYGPDPVLRFNGYPAADLAGEADPRVLSSAEAMNKLTEIAGKVLPVGMTTEWTDLSYQQATQGKAAFIVFPVAIMLAFLVLAALYESWSLPLAVILIVPMTLLSALFGVWLTGGDNNVFVQVGLVVLMGLACKNAILIVEFARELEMGGKGIVEAALEACRLRLRPIVMTSIAFIAGTVPLVLSHGAGAEVRSVTGITVFAGMLGVTLFGLFLTPVFYVALRKFVTRNGGGQLVQHGEPTIHH, encoded by the coding sequence ATGGACTTTTCCCGTTTCTTCATCGACAGGCCGATCTTCGCGGCGGTGCTGTCGATCGTGATCTTCGCCGCTGGCCTGATCTCGATCCCCATCCTGCCGATCGGCGAGTACCCCGAAGTGGTGCCGCCCTCGGTGGTCGTGCGCACGGTCTACCCGGGCGCCAACCCCAAGGTCATTGCTGAAACCGTGGCCACCCCGCTGGAAGAAGCGATCAACGGCGTCGAGGGCATGATGTATCTCAAGTCGGTGGCCGGTTCGGACGGCGTGCTGCAGATGACCATCACCTTCCGCCCGGGCACCGATCCGGACGAAGCGGCGGTGAAGGTGCAGAACCGCGTGGCCCAGGCGCAGGCGCGCCTGCCCGAAGACGTGCGCCGGCAGGGCGTGACCACGCAGAAGCAGTCGCCCACCTTCCTGATGGTGGTGCACCTGACCTCGCCCAATGGCAAGTACGACACGCTGTACCTGCGCAACTACGCACGCCTGCACGTGAAGGACGCGCTGGCGCGCATCCAGGGCGTGGGTGATGCGCAGATCTTCGGTGGCGGTGACTACGCCATGCGCGCCTGGCTGGACCCTGACAAAGTGGCCGCGCGCGGCCTGACCGCCAGCGACGTGGTGGCCGCCATGCGCGAACAGAACGTGCAGGTCTCGGCCGGCCAGCTCGGTGCCGAACCGCTGCCCAACAGCCAGTTCCTGACCCTGATCAACGCGCAGGGCCGACTGAAGAGCGAGCAGGAATTCGGCGACATCGTGCTCAAGAGCGGCACCGATGGCGAAATCGTGCGCCTGTCCGATGTGGCCCGCCTGGAACTGGGCGCCGGCGATTACACCCTGCGTTCGCAGCTGGATGGCAAGAACGCGGTAGGCATCGGCATCTTCCAGTCGCCCGGCGCCAACGCGCTGGAAATCCGTGATGCTGTGATCGGCACCATGGACGAGATGCAGAAGACGTTCCCGGCCGACGTGAAGTACGAAGCGGTGTATGACACCACCATCTTCGTGCGCGATTCGATCAAGGCCGTGGTGTCCACGCTGCTGGAAGCCATCGCCCTGGTGGTGCTGGTGGTGATCCTGTTCCTGCAGACCTGGCGCGCGTCGATCATTCCGCTGATCGCCGTGCCGGTGTCGGTGGTGGGCACGTTCGCTGCGCTGTACCTGCTGGGCTTCTCGATCAACACGCTCAGCCTGTTCGGCCTGGTGCTGGCGATCGGCATCGTGGTGGACGATGCGATCGTGGTCGTGGAAAACGTTGAACGCAACATCGAAGAAGGCCTGTCGCCCACCGCGGCGGCGCACCAGGCCATGCGCGAAGTGTCCGGGCCGATCATCGCCATCGCCCTGGTGCTGTGCGCAGTGTTCGTGCCGATGGCCTTCCTGTCCGGTGTCACCGGCCAGTTCTACAAGCAGTTCGCCGTCACCATCGCCATCTCCACGGTCATCTCGGCCATCAACTCGCTCACCCTGTCGCCGGCGCTGGCCGCGCGCCTGCTGAAGCCGCACGGTGCGCCCAAGGATGCGCCGAGCCGCCTGATCGACCGTCTTTTCGGCTGGGTGTTCCGTCCGTTCAACCGCTTCTTCAAGTCCAGCTCGGAAAAGTACGAGCGTGGTGTTTCGAAGATCCTCGGCCGTCGCGGTGCGGTGTTCGTGGTCTACGCGATCCTGCTGGTGGGTACCGGCGTGATCTTCAAGCTGGTCCCGCCCGGCTTCATTCCCACCCAGGACAAGCTGTACCTGATTGCCGGTGTGAAGCTGCCGGAAGGCTCGTCGATCGCGCGTACCGATGAAATGCTGCGCAAGGTCGCCAAGATCGCCCAGGAAACCGATGGCGTGGCCCACACCATCTCGTTCCCGGGTCTGAACGCGCTGCAGTTCACCAACACGCCCAACACCGGCGTGGCCTTCATCCCGCTCAAGCCGTTCAACGAGCGCCACGGCCGTACCGCCGCGCAGATCAATGCCGAGATCAACCAGAAGATCGCCGGCCTGCAGGAAGGCTTCGCGTTCTCGATGATGCCGCCGCCGATCCTCGGCCTGGGCAACGGCAACGGCTACCAGATGTTCATCGAAGACCGCGGCAACCTGGGCTATGGCGCCCTGCAGAATGCGGTGCAGTCGATGCAGGGTGCAGTGGCACAGACCCCGGGCATGGCGTTCCCGATCACCAGCTACCAGGCCAACGTGCCGCAGCTGGATGCGGAAGTGGACCGGGTGAAGGCCAAGGCGCAGGGCGTGCAGCTCACCGAGCTGTTCGACACCCTGCAGACCTACCTGGGCTCGGCCTACGTGAACGACTTCAACCAGTTCGGCCGTACCTGGCAGGTGATCGCCCAGGCCGATGGTCCGTTCCGTGAAAGCGTGGAAGACATCGGCAAGCTGCGTACCCGCAACGACCGTGGCGAGATGGTGCCGATCGGTTCGATGGTTACTGTGAAGCAGACCTACGGCCCGGACCCGGTGCTGCGCTTCAACGGCTACCCGGCCGCCGACCTGGCCGGTGAAGCCGACCCGCGCGTGCTGTCCTCGGCCGAAGCCATGAACAAGCTGACCGAGATCGCCGGCAAGGTGCTGCCGGTGGGCATGACCACCGAATGGACCGACCTGAGCTACCAGCAGGCGACCCAGGGCAAGGCGGCCTTCATCGTCTTCCCGGTGGCGATCATGCTGGCCTTCCTGGTGCTGGCTGCGCTGTACGAAAGCTGGTCGCTACCGCTGGCGGTGATCCTGATCGTACCGATGACCCTGCTGTCGGCCCTCTTCGGCGTGTGGCTGACCGGCGGTGACAACAACGTGTTCGTGCAGGTGGGCCTGGTGGTGCTGATGGGCCTGGCGTGCAAGAACGCGATCCTGATCGTCGAGTTCGCCCGCGAGCTGGAAATGGGCGGCAAGGGCATCGTCGAGGCCGCCCTGGAAGCCTGCCGCCTGCGCCTGCGCCCGATCGTGATGACCTCCATCGCCTTCATCGCCGGCACCGTGCCGCTGGTGCTGTCGCATGGCGCAGGTGCCGAGGTACGCTCGGTTACCGGCATCACCGTGTTCGCCGGCATGCTGGGCGTGACCCTGTTCGGCCTGTTCCTGACCCCCGTGTTCTACGTCGCCCTGCGCAAGTTCGTCACCCGCAACGGCGGTGGCCAGCTGGTGCAGCACGGCGAACCGACCATCCATCACTGA
- a CDS encoding alpha/beta fold hydrolase → MALPGFTVVRHMALAATALLLLNGCATLRQFGPSVQVGTVTPGQYIALKRGDILTSGKLSAATWETLRVAGLDETACAKPGPACIEAMEASIVVREEDKRSSLAELWLQYAMSLPAPKRESPAAARAATPTQPLAPLDAGFQPRLDAWMQVARQAYAYLFFTERTANQRGFEDRQTQVRDYYNLAVQEASVMLFEVYSRGDAGSDRSRLQVGPWTFVLAPDADGATQDGRQLVELVPAASMSFTGTLRSVHRRDGFGAELVAVMADPSEQPAAAPAAAPGSPQAAAATTVRDWSEMPSPSMTVLLRFAGANLWEVLHDNAPTLEIHDPYQVSEVQLHGEQVPLAANFTAGYALWLARSNFSRQSLRSLFGGKGGIERPHLFMMQPFDPDRRVLLMIHGLASSPEAWVNVANELMRDEEIRRDFQIWQFYYPTNMPIALSHDAIRHTLDDVLAHFDPGGKDVASHDMVVVAHSMGGVISRLLVSSSGDHLVQTLLDTAQMSPVQRELLRTRGAPLLNFQPEPEISRVVFIATPHRGTDVAGTRLGRWIGKFVRLPLTVLEDVASLANDGQIERNDDKHGYRMNSIQNLDKDDAFIKAVTDLPMAPKVRYHSIIARSSAQGPLQDSSDGLVPYWSSHLPHAQSEKVIVSGHSVQEATPAIVELRRILHEDMQAHDAPRD, encoded by the coding sequence ATGGCATTACCGGGTTTCACCGTCGTTCGCCACATGGCGCTGGCCGCCACCGCCCTGCTGCTGCTGAACGGCTGCGCCACGCTGCGCCAGTTCGGCCCGTCGGTGCAGGTGGGTACGGTCACCCCGGGCCAGTACATCGCGCTCAAGCGCGGTGACATCCTGACCAGCGGCAAGCTGAGTGCGGCCACCTGGGAAACGCTGCGCGTGGCCGGGCTCGACGAAACCGCATGCGCCAAGCCGGGCCCGGCGTGCATCGAGGCAATGGAAGCGAGCATCGTGGTGCGCGAGGAAGACAAGCGTTCCAGCCTGGCCGAACTGTGGCTGCAGTATGCGATGAGCCTGCCCGCGCCCAAGCGCGAATCCCCGGCCGCGGCACGTGCGGCGACGCCGACGCAGCCGCTGGCCCCGCTCGATGCCGGCTTCCAGCCACGCCTGGATGCGTGGATGCAGGTGGCCCGCCAGGCCTACGCGTATCTGTTCTTCACCGAGCGCACCGCCAACCAGCGCGGCTTCGAAGACCGCCAGACCCAGGTGCGCGATTACTACAACCTGGCCGTGCAGGAAGCCTCGGTGATGCTGTTCGAGGTGTATTCGCGCGGCGACGCCGGCAGCGACCGTTCGCGCTTGCAGGTGGGGCCGTGGACATTCGTGCTGGCGCCCGATGCCGACGGTGCCACCCAGGATGGCCGGCAACTGGTCGAGCTGGTGCCGGCCGCGTCGATGTCCTTCACCGGCACCCTGCGCAGCGTGCACCGCCGCGATGGCTTCGGTGCCGAGCTGGTGGCGGTGATGGCCGACCCCAGCGAGCAGCCTGCTGCTGCGCCGGCGGCAGCGCCGGGCAGTCCGCAGGCGGCTGCCGCCACCACCGTGCGCGACTGGAGCGAGATGCCCTCGCCGTCGATGACGGTGCTGCTGCGCTTTGCCGGCGCCAACCTGTGGGAAGTGCTGCACGACAACGCGCCCACGCTGGAAATCCACGACCCCTATCAGGTGTCCGAAGTGCAGCTGCATGGCGAACAGGTGCCGCTGGCGGCCAACTTCACCGCCGGCTATGCGCTGTGGCTGGCGCGCTCCAATTTCAGCCGGCAGTCGTTGCGCTCGCTGTTCGGTGGCAAGGGCGGCATCGAGCGCCCGCATCTGTTCATGATGCAGCCGTTCGACCCGGACCGGCGCGTGCTGCTGATGATCCACGGCCTGGCCAGCAGCCCGGAAGCGTGGGTGAACGTGGCCAATGAACTGATGCGCGACGAGGAGATCCGTCGCGACTTCCAGATCTGGCAGTTCTACTACCCTACCAACATGCCGATCGCGCTCAGCCATGATGCGATCCGGCATACGCTGGACGATGTGCTGGCGCACTTCGATCCGGGCGGCAAGGATGTGGCCTCGCACGACATGGTGGTGGTCGCGCACAGCATGGGCGGGGTGATCTCGCGGCTGTTGGTTTCCTCATCTGGCGACCATCTGGTGCAGACCCTGCTGGACACTGCGCAGATGTCGCCGGTGCAGCGCGAGCTGCTGCGCACGCGCGGCGCACCGCTGCTGAATTTCCAGCCGGAACCGGAGATTTCGCGGGTAGTGTTCATCGCCACCCCGCACCGCGGCACCGATGTGGCCGGCACCCGCCTGGGCCGATGGATCGGCAAGTTCGTGCGCCTGCCGTTGACCGTGCTGGAAGACGTGGCCAGCCTGGCCAACGACGGCCAGATCGAACGCAACGATGACAAGCACGGTTACCGCATGAACAGCATCCAGAACCTGGACAAGGACGATGCCTTCATCAAGGCGGTGACCGACCTGCCGATGGCGCCGAAGGTGCGCTACCACTCCATCATTGCCCGCTCCAGCGCGCAGGGCCCGCTGCAGGACAGCAGCGATGGCCTGGTGCCCTACTGGAGCTCGCACCTGCCGCATGCGCAGTCTGAAAAGGTGATCGTGTCCGGCCACAGCGTGCAGGAAGCGACACCGGCCATCGTCGAGCTGCGGCGCATCCTGCACGAGGACATGCAGGCGCACGACGCCCCACGCGACTGA
- the smpB gene encoding SsrA-binding protein SmpB has translation MSKNSGKDKAKNATANKTIALNKRARHEYHIEERFEAGLALQGWEVKSIRAGRGNIIDAYAYVKQGEIFLIGAQITPLIQASTHVVANDRRERKLLLHRSEIDKLVGKVERDGYTIVPTAMYWSKNKIKLEVALAKGKQTHDKRDAAKDRDWAIEKQRVMRRGNRDA, from the coding sequence ATGAGCAAGAACAGCGGCAAGGATAAAGCAAAGAACGCGACGGCCAACAAGACCATCGCGTTGAACAAGCGTGCCCGCCACGAGTACCACATCGAAGAGCGCTTCGAGGCGGGCTTGGCCCTGCAGGGCTGGGAGGTGAAGTCGATCCGCGCCGGGCGCGGCAACATCATCGACGCCTACGCGTACGTGAAGCAGGGCGAGATCTTCCTGATCGGCGCGCAGATCACCCCGTTGATCCAGGCCTCGACCCACGTGGTGGCCAACGACCGCCGCGAGCGCAAGCTGCTGCTGCACCGGAGCGAGATCGACAAGCTGGTCGGCAAGGTCGAGCGCGATGGCTACACGATCGTGCCCACCGCCATGTACTGGAGCAAGAACAAGATCAAGCTGGAAGTGGCGCTGGCCAAGGGCAAGCAGACCCACGACAAGCGCGATGCCGCCAAGGACCGCGACTGGGCCATCGAAAAGCAGCGCGTGATGCGCCGCGGCAACCGCGACGCCTGA
- a CDS encoding RnfH family protein, with protein sequence MIEVEVVLAWPQRVLARRLQLEEGATVADAVAAAALEGSADCPALAVHGVLARPQQVLHDGDRVELLRPLLADPKDNRRKRARGD encoded by the coding sequence ATGATCGAGGTCGAGGTGGTGCTGGCCTGGCCGCAGCGCGTGCTGGCGCGCCGGCTGCAACTGGAAGAGGGCGCCACCGTGGCCGATGCGGTCGCTGCCGCCGCGCTGGAAGGCAGTGCCGACTGCCCTGCGCTGGCCGTGCATGGCGTGCTGGCCCGCCCGCAGCAGGTGCTGCACGACGGCGACCGGGTGGAACTGCTGCGCCCGCTGCTGGCCGACCCCAAGGACAACCGGCGCAAGCGCGCACGCGGCGACTGA
- a CDS encoding endonuclease/exonuclease/phosphatase family protein, producing the protein MLQHVRRTALCALLALALPAAAWAASPAPLKVMSFNVRTPADTEPGKRWPDRRDAMVKVILEAHPAVIGTQELVPEQASYLAEHLPGYRWFGKGRRGGDGDEHMGVFYDSKVLAIEQSGDFWLSDTPDVAGSITWGNLYPRMVTWALFRRLDDGRRFYFMDTHLPYRDEDEPRRQKGAELIAQRVAGLPADLPVVLTGDFNSEPGSGTYQAFTRVLQDTRTQVAAPKGPRKTFHDFTGTATTQLDWVLVRGFHARSFTTDDRRIGGVLPSDHFPLVVELDWPTP; encoded by the coding sequence ATGTTGCAGCACGTCCGCCGCACCGCGCTCTGCGCGCTGTTGGCCCTGGCCCTGCCGGCCGCCGCCTGGGCTGCCAGCCCGGCACCCCTGAAAGTCATGTCGTTCAACGTGCGCACGCCGGCCGATACCGAGCCGGGCAAGCGCTGGCCGGACCGCCGCGATGCGATGGTCAAGGTCATCCTTGAGGCCCACCCGGCGGTGATCGGCACCCAGGAACTGGTGCCGGAACAGGCCAGCTATCTGGCCGAGCATCTGCCCGGCTACCGCTGGTTCGGCAAGGGCCGCCGCGGCGGCGACGGCGACGAGCACATGGGCGTGTTCTACGACAGCAAAGTACTGGCGATCGAGCAGTCCGGCGACTTCTGGCTGTCGGACACCCCGGACGTGGCAGGCAGCATCACCTGGGGCAACCTGTACCCGCGCATGGTCACCTGGGCGCTGTTCCGCCGCCTGGACGACGGCCGCCGCTTCTACTTCATGGACACCCACCTGCCCTACCGCGACGAGGATGAGCCGCGCCGGCAGAAGGGCGCCGAACTGATCGCCCAGCGCGTGGCCGGCCTGCCGGCGGATCTGCCGGTGGTGCTGACCGGCGACTTCAACAGCGAACCGGGCAGCGGCACCTACCAGGCCTTCACCCGCGTGCTGCAGGACACCCGCACCCAGGTGGCAGCACCGAAGGGGCCGCGCAAGACCTTCCATGATTTCACCGGCACGGCCACCACGCAGCTGGACTGGGTGCTGGTGCGCGGCTTCCACGCCCGCAGCTTCACCACCGACGACCGCCGCATCGGCGGCGTGCTGCCGTCGGACCACTTCCCGCTGGTGGTGGAACTGGACTGGCCGACACCCTGA
- the fur gene encoding ferric iron uptake transcriptional regulator, protein METHDLRKVGLKVTHPRMRILALLEQRNAQHHMTAEDIYRQLLEHGDEIGLATVYRVLTQFEAAGLVLKHNFEGGQAVYELDRGGHHDHMVDVDSGKIIEFESHEIEELQRKIAAEHGYELEEHSLVLYVRKKRK, encoded by the coding sequence ATGGAAACCCACGACCTGCGCAAAGTCGGCCTGAAGGTGACCCATCCGCGGATGCGGATCCTGGCGCTGCTCGAGCAGCGCAATGCCCAGCACCACATGACCGCCGAAGACATCTACCGCCAGCTGCTGGAGCACGGCGACGAGATCGGCCTGGCCACGGTGTACCGGGTGCTGACCCAGTTCGAGGCCGCCGGCCTGGTGCTGAAGCACAACTTCGAAGGCGGCCAGGCCGTCTACGAGCTGGACCGCGGCGGCCACCACGACCACATGGTCGATGTGGACAGCGGCAAGATCATCGAGTTCGAAAGCCACGAAATCGAAGAGCTGCAGCGCAAGATCGCGGCCGAGCATGGCTACGAGCTGGAAGAGCATTCGCTGGTGCTGTACGTGCGCAAGAAGCGCAAGTAA
- the bamE gene encoding outer membrane protein assembly factor BamE: protein MRNLLLVATIALSTTGCGIIYKQPIYQGNLIREDAVAKLQVGQSKQQVNALLGTPSVPDPFHAQRWDYTSSERVNRLGRTEVKNFTVYFENDVVTRWEGDYFPANDKALAQQTVRQFGRNLPKDKKKGR from the coding sequence ATGCGCAATCTCCTGCTGGTCGCCACCATCGCTCTGTCCACCACCGGGTGCGGCATCATCTACAAGCAACCGATCTACCAGGGCAACCTGATCCGCGAGGACGCCGTTGCCAAGCTGCAGGTCGGCCAGAGCAAGCAGCAGGTGAATGCGCTGCTGGGCACGCCCTCGGTGCCCGATCCCTTCCATGCCCAGCGCTGGGACTACACCTCCAGCGAGCGCGTGAACCGCCTCGGCCGTACCGAAGTGAAGAACTTCACCGTGTACTTCGAAAACGACGTGGTCACCCGTTGGGAAGGCGATTACTTCCCGGCCAACGACAAGGCCCTGGCCCAGCAGACCGTGCGCCAGTTCGGCCGCAACCTGCCGAAGGACAAGAAGAAGGGCCGCTGA
- a CDS encoding efflux transporter outer membrane subunit, with amino-acid sequence MVIRTLAAAVSSLVLAGCVTVGPNYTAPVQEPVALQSAQQTVFSTAAPVASWWAQFDDPVLEELVHGALSDNLDLRVAVARVSQARAVFVESRFDQAPHVTAGGSYDRRKQPDAQQGGERVFSESYQLGFDAGWELDLFGRKRRAAEAARADLGAEQANLADAQVLVAAEVARNYFELRGSQKRIAVAQHTLENLRDTQKLTEARWELGAGSELDVQSSRARLKAIEADIPLLEVAEAQSRNRLAVLLGQRPEVLTAMLAPHDVPAFAKALPLGDTRELLRQRADVRMAERRLAAATARVGVATADLFPRLSLSGFVGFLGGDASGLVNGNNKAWSLTPSISWAAFDFGTVKARLRASKAEAEGVAAQYEQAVLLALEDTENALTRYSKQQARLAIVVEQAKAARRAESLAQIRFREGSEDFLTLLDAQRTQLAADDALAAAEAEVNVSVVGVYKALGGWGQAPQPAVASR; translated from the coding sequence GTGGTGATCCGTACCTTGGCCGCCGCCGTGTCCAGCCTGGTGCTGGCTGGCTGCGTGACCGTCGGCCCCAACTACACGGCACCGGTGCAGGAACCGGTGGCCCTGCAGAGCGCGCAGCAGACAGTGTTCAGCACGGCCGCGCCAGTGGCCAGCTGGTGGGCGCAGTTCGACGATCCGGTGCTGGAAGAGCTGGTGCACGGCGCCCTGTCGGACAACCTGGACCTGCGCGTGGCCGTGGCCCGCGTCAGCCAGGCCCGCGCGGTGTTCGTGGAAAGCCGCTTCGACCAGGCCCCGCATGTCACCGCCGGTGGCAGCTACGACCGCCGCAAGCAGCCCGATGCACAGCAGGGCGGCGAGCGGGTGTTCAGCGAAAGCTACCAGCTCGGCTTCGATGCCGGCTGGGAACTGGATCTGTTCGGCCGCAAGCGCCGCGCCGCCGAAGCCGCACGTGCCGACCTGGGCGCCGAGCAGGCCAACCTGGCCGACGCGCAGGTGCTGGTGGCGGCCGAAGTGGCGCGCAACTACTTCGAACTGCGTGGCAGCCAGAAGCGCATCGCGGTGGCCCAGCACACGCTGGAAAACCTGCGCGATACGCAGAAGCTGACCGAAGCGCGCTGGGAACTGGGCGCTGGCAGTGAACTGGACGTGCAGAGCAGCCGCGCGCGCCTGAAGGCGATCGAGGCTGACATTCCGCTGCTGGAAGTAGCCGAAGCACAGTCGCGCAACCGTCTGGCCGTGCTGCTGGGCCAGCGCCCGGAAGTGCTGACCGCGATGCTGGCCCCGCATGACGTGCCGGCATTCGCCAAGGCGCTGCCGCTGGGCGATACCCGCGAGCTGCTGCGCCAGCGTGCCGACGTGCGCATGGCCGAACGCCGTCTGGCCGCTGCCACCGCGCGGGTAGGCGTGGCTACCGCCGATCTGTTCCCGCGACTGTCGCTGTCCGGCTTCGTTGGTTTCCTCGGCGGCGATGCCAGCGGCCTGGTCAACGGCAACAACAAGGCGTGGTCGCTCACCCCGTCGATCAGCTGGGCCGCATTCGACTTCGGCACGGTGAAGGCGCGCCTGCGTGCCAGCAAGGCCGAAGCCGAAGGCGTGGCGGCGCAGTACGAACAGGCCGTGCTGCTGGCCCTGGAAGACACCGAAAACGCGCTGACCCGCTATTCCAAGCAGCAGGCGCGTCTGGCCATCGTGGTCGAGCAGGCGAAGGCGGCACGACGTGCCGAATCGCTGGCGCAGATCCGCTTCCGCGAAGGTTCGGAAGACTTCCTGACCCTGCTGGATGCGCAGCGCACCCAGTTGGCCGCCGACGATGCCCTGGCTGCGGCCGAGGCGGAAGTGAATGTCAGTGTGGTCGGTGTCTACAAGGCACTTGGCGGTTGGGGCCAGGCGCCGCAGCCGGCGGTGGCCAGCCGCTGA
- a CDS encoding methyltransferase: MHLLETRIPPPLVMLLCGLAGWALDGLLPGWPLPVPAWAAVSIGVLGLLLNLLPKWTFGRVRTTVNPLRPASTTVLVTSGIYRYSRNPMYLGQALVLLGAMLLLRNALALLVVPLFVAWITRLQIVPEERALAARFGARYAAFRSQVRRWM; this comes from the coding sequence ATGCACCTGCTGGAAACCCGCATTCCGCCCCCGCTGGTCATGCTGCTGTGCGGCCTGGCGGGGTGGGCGCTGGACGGCCTGCTGCCCGGGTGGCCACTGCCTGTGCCGGCCTGGGCAGCGGTTTCCATCGGCGTGCTGGGCCTGCTGTTGAACCTGCTGCCGAAGTGGACCTTCGGCCGCGTGCGCACCACGGTGAATCCCCTGCGGCCGGCGTCGACCACGGTGCTGGTGACCAGCGGCATCTATCGCTACAGCCGCAACCCCATGTACCTGGGCCAGGCGCTGGTGCTGCTGGGCGCGATGCTGCTGCTGCGCAACGCGCTGGCGCTGCTGGTGGTGCCGTTGTTCGTGGCGTGGATCACCCGCCTGCAGATCGTGCCGGAAGAGCGCGCGCTGGCCGCGCGCTTTGGTGCCCGCTACGCGGCATTCCGCAGCCAGGTGCGGCGCTGGATGTAG